TTGGTATTGTGGGTGGTCTGTCTGAGAAGCAGATTGTTAACACCTTCATTGCTGGTGCAGCTGACATGATGAGTGTTGTGCTAATTATCGCTTTGGCACGCGGTGTTTCTGTACTCATGGCTTCCACCGGTCTTGACCAGTTTGTTTTGGAAAGTGCCGCAGATGCACTCTCAGGTCTTTCTGGCATTGTCTTTGCTCCTATGAGCTATGTGGTGTACTTCTTGCTGAGCTTCCTCATTCCATCAACTTCTGGTATGGCTACGGTATCCATGCCTATCATGGGTCCTTTGGCCACCAAGCTTGGTTTCTCGCCCGAGGTTATGGTTATGATTTTCTCGGCAGCCTCTGGTGCGGTGAACCTCTTCACTCCAACCTCTGGTGCAATTATGGGCGGCCTTGCGCTTGCTCGTATTGAGTGGACTACCTGGCTTAAGTTTGCACTCAAGATTATTGCCTGCATCGCAATTGCCTCTGTCGTCATTTTGACGATTGCCATGATGGTGATTGCTGCTGCATAAGTAGGATTTCATCCTGCGTCCCGCCGGCGCGCATCCGGTGCGGACAGCCTCTTTGCCCTCTCTCGTTCCGTGCACGGGGGAGGGCATTTTTGTTCTACACTCGTATCTAGTAATCATTTAAATTAAAAAAGTGAATTAAAAGCCTGTATTAAACCGTTTATCGCGAAAAAGATACCATTTACCGATACGCTAATACAAATTGAAGATTACTCAGGAGTTTTTGATACATTTTAAGCTGTCTTTTAGGCATAGTGTATTGATTGAATTGGAGGAGTCATGAAGCGGCTTTCTACGTTAAACATTAGATGCTACGGAAGATATGTCTCAAGATGAAGCTGCATCTTTCATTTTGAAGAATCAAGGAACAATTTATGTTGATGTTTTAGGAGAAGATTTTAAAACGGTGGTCGATAAACTTCCCGTTGAATATGCTTTTGCAGATGAAGTGATGTAAGCGAGGTAACCATGAGCCGCATATATACCCAATCTGAGCAAATACTTTTTAGTAGGCGCTCGATGTGTGCTGCGACTCTATTTGCAGCGAGTTCGCTTTTGGGTCTGAGTGCTTGTGCGCACGAACGCACTGAGAGTGGAAGTGCTTTTGTACGCGAGAGCGAAGAGCGGCAATCGGCAAACTCCAGTTGGAAAACCTGTGTTATCCATAACTCTGCAGGCCCTGGAAAGGTGAAATATCCCTATGCGGTAGAAACAAAACAATTTGCTACTACCACAAATCCAGTTATATATCAGGATAAGGTACTTATTGCAGCTGCTGCAAGCTTAGTAACAATTGATCACGCCACCGGAAATGTTTTACACGTGGTTCAGTTTGATGATTACGAGCAGGTGGGTGTAGCAGGTGTGTTGAACTGTGCGGCCGATGTGGCATATCTTACATGCTCACGCGGTTATATATATGCGCTTGACCTTGCACATGATTGTCAGGTGCTCTGGAAAGTTCTCAATCCCAGTAGCTCACAAACCCGCGTTGTCCATGATTCTCGTGACGTTGATTGGTATTTTACTGATTTGTTGGTTCATGATAGAGTGGTGTATCTAGCATGTTCGAGCTATCAAACTAGTCCCATCTCTCATCTTGTTGCTCTTTCTGCACAAACTGGTACGGTTTTGTGGCAACAGCAGATCGAAGGCTATATTTCAGATGCAGGCAATAGCGGCTATCCCATATATGCGGCTGGATATATTTTGTTGCCCAAACCTCAGGCTCCTGGCATTTTGGTGTTTGATGCTCAAACAGGTGAGCAACAAGAAACACTTATAATCGATGACCTTGTTTATATGGGATTTACGGAGCATGTAGAACAAAAACAGTGGTATTTCCAAAGTCGTCGAGGTACCGTATATAAGCTCACTGTTGATTCATCTGGTTTTCATCTGCAAGCGCAAGAACTTGACGGTGTGCTTGACGGAGTTTTGCCAAGCGGTGCCCGTCCGGTATGTATAGGTGAGACACTGCTTGCAGCGGTTCCCACGGCGTCGTTAGATGGATACAAGGATGCGGAGCGCAGTCATAAGCGTGGTCGTGTGGCACTTCTTGATCCCGAGAGTCTTGAGCTTAGGAATTATGTTGAGATACATGAGTTAGAAACAACACCGGTGGCAGTGGGCGAACGTTTGTATTTTGTGGGTCGCGATGGTTTGTATGT
This region of Collinsella sp. zg1085 genomic DNA includes:
- a CDS encoding PQQ-binding-like beta-propeller repeat protein translates to MCAATLFAASSLLGLSACAHERTESGSAFVRESEERQSANSSWKTCVIHNSAGPGKVKYPYAVETKQFATTTNPVIYQDKVLIAAAASLVTIDHATGNVLHVVQFDDYEQVGVAGVLNCAADVAYLTCSRGYIYALDLAHDCQVLWKVLNPSSSQTRVVHDSRDVDWYFTDLLVHDRVVYLACSSYQTSPISHLVALSAQTGTVLWQQQIEGYISDAGNSGYPIYAAGYILLPKPQAPGILVFDAQTGEQQETLIIDDLVYMGFTEHVEQKQWYFQSRRGTVYKLTVDSSGFHLQAQELDGVLDGVLPSGARPVCIGETLLAAVPTASLDGYKDAERSHKRGRVALLDPESLELRNYVEIHELETTPVAVGERLYFVGRDGLYVIRNNDKAHLVAEHLADDPHKRKDVWDQPLLIHDGRLYAVGGTHQDQWLYSIPVS